The DNA window CAGGGCCTCGCGGCTCGCGCACTCGACGGAAGCGACCAGGAGATCACGACGAGCGATTCCGTCCAGCTCAACGCACTCGTCGCGCTTCTGCGCGACGCGCTGGCGGCGTAATCGTGGCGAAATCACCGGCACGGTCTGCTGAACCGACATTCTCCAGGCCGGCCCTCGCCCCCGGCATCCTCGCTGCCATCGTCCTGATGGCGGGTGTTGCGTTCATCGAGGACTCGTGGTTCATCGCGGTGCACTTTGCTGTGACCATCCTCGCGGTGATCATCGGCTGGTTCGCGATCCAGGGCAGGCAGTACTGGTGGCTGATCGTCCTCGTGCCCATCATCGTGCTGTGGAACCCCGTGTTCCCGTTGCCGCTCTCGGGCGACGGCTGGTTCGCTGCACAGCTGATCGCGGCGATCCCGTTCGTCGCGGCCGGTGTGATGATCAAGGTCGACACCCCGGCGGACGTACACGCAGAAGACCGCCGCAAGCGCTGAGGCCAACGGCGGTCGGGGTTCCGGGCAGCCTGTGTTACGGGCAGCCCGGGTTCTGCTGAGGCAGGCTTCGTCAGGCGCCTGGCTCTGGAGTGAGTTCCTCGGCTTCGGCCGGGGTCGCGGCGTCGACGGCCGGGTTCTCGGCGATACGGTCGGCCTTGTCATTGGGCTCGTCGGTGACGGCGTCGTCGCCAGCGGCGTTGTTCTCGACCGAACCGGAACCTGAGTCGTGTGACTCCGGGTCACCAGCGGCATCGTCAGCGACGATGTCGGCGTCCTGCGGAATCGAGAAGTCGGTCAGCGGGTCGTTCGAGGTCGCCGTGTTCGCGGTGCCCTCGGTGTTTTCGGTGTTCGGCCCGGTCTTTGGGGTGTTCTGTGCGTCGGTCATGGCTCGAGGCTACGGCGACGACGACGGGCGAGGCTACCCCTTGCGCTCGCGAAGCGGATGCTGTTCACCGCTCGCGAGCACACCGAATCTGCGTCTCTCAGACGCCGAGCGCAGCCTTGACGGCGATGAGGGACGGGTTGGTGGCCGAGGTGCCGTCGGGGTAGATCACCGTCGGGACCGTCTGGTTGCCGCCGTTGAGGCTCGCGACCAACTCGGCCGTTCCAGGCACCTCTTCGATGTTGACCTCGGTGTAACCGATACCGGCCTTGTCGAGCTGGCTCTTCAGCCGTGAACAGTAACCGCACCATCCCGTCGAGAACATGGTGATGGTGCCGTCTTCGGGAATGTAGCTGGTCGTTGTGCTCATAGATTCGTGGGGCTTTCTTGGTACTGTTCTCGGGTTATCGCGAGTCGCGGTGGCCGGTGGTCAAACCCCGGCGCGCGCTTCACGCTATCCTCATTGCAGCAAG is part of the Mycetocola zhujimingii genome and encodes:
- a CDS encoding DUF6804 family protein, translating into MAKSPARSAEPTFSRPALAPGILAAIVLMAGVAFIEDSWFIAVHFAVTILAVIIGWFAIQGRQYWWLIVLVPIIVLWNPVFPLPLSGDGWFAAQLIAAIPFVAAGVMIKVDTPADVHAEDRRKR
- a CDS encoding mycoredoxin; this translates as MSTTTSYIPEDGTITMFSTGWCGYCSRLKSQLDKAGIGYTEVNIEEVPGTAELVASLNGGNQTVPTVIYPDGTSATNPSLIAVKAALGV